The following proteins come from a genomic window of Brevibacillus antibioticus:
- a CDS encoding ArsR/SmtB family transcription factor — protein MNGLYSIRVEWSPAYECIISLYTYIYEKDRKHSLLGTAWLEETKQKLPASFVDELADERWEVLHRLVLLVAQSPQTKSVEEFLEWLESIPPGDIYERLAPWVETIPLNLGEIRDRSLSLLTRWNEYYFSKVDPRILESLQRSADELKVRAKETPPIDLVDHVTNGIWIEPMADLREVVLIPQYHCAHSSVLDFYRGLATCMYPVKDAATIKPQTLLELLPITQCLADEKRLQILRCLAKKTCTLGELQKQVSLAKSTVHHHVTALRRAGLIRAHYTGSTTISYYSLREAFVERLPVLLRSFFHTSE, from the coding sequence ATGAATGGATTATATTCGATCAGAGTGGAATGGTCTCCTGCGTATGAATGTATCATTAGCCTCTACACTTACATTTACGAGAAAGACCGCAAGCATAGTTTGCTTGGTACGGCTTGGTTAGAGGAGACAAAACAAAAGCTCCCGGCGTCTTTTGTAGATGAACTCGCAGATGAACGCTGGGAGGTACTCCACCGCTTGGTGTTGCTTGTAGCACAATCGCCCCAGACCAAATCCGTGGAAGAATTTCTTGAATGGCTGGAAAGTATCCCTCCCGGTGATATCTATGAGCGCCTCGCGCCGTGGGTGGAGACAATCCCGCTAAACTTGGGTGAAATTCGTGATCGCAGCCTATCGTTGCTTACCCGGTGGAATGAATATTATTTTTCGAAGGTAGATCCACGCATTTTGGAGAGTCTACAACGGAGCGCCGATGAGCTGAAAGTCCGCGCCAAAGAAACGCCTCCAATCGATTTGGTCGATCATGTTACGAACGGTATCTGGATTGAGCCGATGGCTGATTTGCGAGAGGTTGTACTGATCCCGCAATATCATTGTGCTCATTCTTCTGTTCTCGACTTTTATCGGGGGCTTGCCACTTGCATGTACCCTGTCAAAGATGCAGCAACGATCAAACCACAGACGCTCCTGGAGCTGTTGCCTATCACACAGTGCCTGGCAGATGAGAAGCGCCTGCAAATCTTGCGCTGCCTGGCAAAAAAGACGTGCACGCTCGGTGAATTACAGAAGCAAGTATCATTGGCAAAAAGCACCGTTCATCATCATGTAACCGCGTTGCGCAGAGCGGGGCTGATTCGTGCTCACTACACAGGAAGTACGACGATTTCCTACTACAGTCTGCGAGAAGCCTTCGTTGAGCGTCTCCCGGTCTTGCTTCGTTCCTTCTTCCATACATCAGAGTAA